The following coding sequences lie in one Apium graveolens cultivar Ventura chromosome 3, ASM990537v1, whole genome shotgun sequence genomic window:
- the LOC141712206 gene encoding RNA-binding KH domain-containing protein RCF3-like isoform X2, which translates to MQDPHHTPTPNPTTIRLLCHINTAGGVIGQAGHFIKHLVCITGAKIKIQEPTHKCAERVISVTGSTKMDRSIVLGGESWKMSPLQEGLIRVFERVLELEGSEREVVGCRLLAWPGQVGGVIGAGGNVINKIEKRFGTRIAISSGPGCAFVGDEVIQIMGKAVAVKQTLLAVAGRLQETKPRGIVPHHMSSAEEGRVPVSHEFDISKKVTFRLLCSHKVAGGLIGVGGGWVKSLEVEIGASIRISKPVATHKERIVTITAWECPESFSFAQNAVMHILSRYVEVVEVDEPGSSLVTERNITVQLIVDSNQVSCLIDAKGIISSDISTATGVDMQLSWGSIVADDAAKSDYILQITGLYENVKEALLQVTSKLRNLFFPTIVSNGAEHVNNCCSVDAKFTSTNREKAVFCGSDDQIGFSPNYHDMPLIQEMDQLGLFDEPVKGYETKDPVDTSGGFGTTEISLDKGRPCLMVPS; encoded by the exons ATGCAAGACCCCCATCACACCCCCACTCCAAACCCCACCACCATCCGCTTACTCTGCCACATTAACACTGCCGGAGGCGTAATAGGCCAAGCTGGGCATTTCATCAAACACTTGGTGTGCATTACAGGCGCCAAGATCAAAATCCAGGAACCCACTCACAAATGCGCTGAGCGTGTCATTTCCGTTACTGGGTCAACTAAGATGGACAGGAGCATTGTGTTGGGTGGTGAGAGTTGGAAAATGTCGCCGTTACAGGAGGGTTTGATTAGGGTTTTTGAGAGGGTTTTGGAGTTGGAAGGGAGTGAGAGGGAGGTTGTGGGTTGTAGACTGCTGGCTTGGCCTGGTCAGGTTGGCGGGGTTATTGGGGCTGGTGGGAATGTTATTAACAAGATTGAGAAGCGCTTTGGGACTAGGATTGCCATTTCTTCGGGTCCGGGGTGTGCGTTTGTTGGGGATGAAGTGATTCAG ATAATGGGCAAAGCTGTGGCTGTCAAGCAAACATTGCTCGCGGTTGCTGGGCGTTTGCAGGAAACGAAACCTAGAGGAATAGTCCCTCATCACATGTCTTCAGCGGAAGAGGGCAGAGTCCCTGTGTCTCATGAATTTGATATTTCTAAAAAGGTTACATTCAGATTACTCTGTTCGCATAAGGTGGCTGGTGGTCTAATTGGGGTGGGAGGTGGTTGGGTCAAGTCGTTAGAAGTAGAAATTGGGGCATCTATACGAATTTCAAAGCCTGTAGCCACTCATAAAGAGCGCATTGTCACTATAACTGCTTGGGAG TGCCCAGAATCGTTCTCTTTTGCACAAAATGCAGTTATGCACATTCTTTCTAGATATGTAGAGGTTGTTGAAGTAGACGAGCCAGGTTCAAGCTTGGTTACTGAAAGAAATATAACTGTACAACTTATAGTTGATTCAAACCAAGTCAGCTGTCTAATTGATGCTAAAGGAATAATTTCTTCAGATATAAGTACCGCAACTGGTGTTGATATGCAGCTTTCATGGGGAAGCATTGTTGCAGATGATGCTGCGAAAAGTGATTATATATTGCAG ATCACAGGGCTGTATGAGAATGTAAAAGAGGCGCTCCTTCAAGTAACTAGTAAACTTAGGAACCTTTTTTTCCCCACTATCGTCTCGAATGGAGCAGAACATGTTAACAATTGTTGCTCTGTGGACGCCAAGTTCACATCTACTAATAGAGAGAAGGCTGTTTTCTGTGGTTCTGATGACCAGATAGGCTTTTCCCCTAACTACCATGATATGCCCTTAATACAAGAAATGGATCAACTTGGGCTTTTTGACGAG CCTGTGAAAGGTTATGAAACAAAAGACCCTGTTGATACATCTGGAGGTTTCGGAACTACTGAGATCAGCCTTGATAAGGGGAG GCCATGTTTAATGGTTCCGAGTTAG
- the LOC141712206 gene encoding RNA-binding KH domain-containing protein RCF3-like isoform X1: protein MQDPHHTPTPNPTTIRLLCHINTAGGVIGQAGHFIKHLVCITGAKIKIQEPTHKCAERVISVTGSTKMDRSIVLGGESWKMSPLQEGLIRVFERVLELEGSEREVVGCRLLAWPGQVGGVIGAGGNVINKIEKRFGTRIAISSGPGCAFVGDEVIQIMGKAVAVKQTLLAVAGRLQETKPRGIVPHHMSSAEEGRVPVSHEFDISKKVTFRLLCSHKVAGGLIGVGGGWVKSLEVEIGASIRISKPVATHKERIVTITAWECPESFSFAQNAVMHILSRYVEVVEVDEPGSSLVTERNITVQLIVDSNQVSCLIDAKGIISSDISTATGVDMQLSWGSIVADDAAKSDYILQITGLYENVKEALLQVTSKLRNLFFPTIVSNGAEHVNNCCSVDAKFTSTNREKAVFCGSDDQIGFSPNYHDMPLIQEMDQLGLFDEPVKGYETKDPVDTSGGFGTTEISLDKGSIDVFEVPEQVLSCVYGESGSNLALMKQISGASILIEDACVGKSYRNVIISGTLHSIMVARSLLQAFMLPEL, encoded by the exons ATGCAAGACCCCCATCACACCCCCACTCCAAACCCCACCACCATCCGCTTACTCTGCCACATTAACACTGCCGGAGGCGTAATAGGCCAAGCTGGGCATTTCATCAAACACTTGGTGTGCATTACAGGCGCCAAGATCAAAATCCAGGAACCCACTCACAAATGCGCTGAGCGTGTCATTTCCGTTACTGGGTCAACTAAGATGGACAGGAGCATTGTGTTGGGTGGTGAGAGTTGGAAAATGTCGCCGTTACAGGAGGGTTTGATTAGGGTTTTTGAGAGGGTTTTGGAGTTGGAAGGGAGTGAGAGGGAGGTTGTGGGTTGTAGACTGCTGGCTTGGCCTGGTCAGGTTGGCGGGGTTATTGGGGCTGGTGGGAATGTTATTAACAAGATTGAGAAGCGCTTTGGGACTAGGATTGCCATTTCTTCGGGTCCGGGGTGTGCGTTTGTTGGGGATGAAGTGATTCAG ATAATGGGCAAAGCTGTGGCTGTCAAGCAAACATTGCTCGCGGTTGCTGGGCGTTTGCAGGAAACGAAACCTAGAGGAATAGTCCCTCATCACATGTCTTCAGCGGAAGAGGGCAGAGTCCCTGTGTCTCATGAATTTGATATTTCTAAAAAGGTTACATTCAGATTACTCTGTTCGCATAAGGTGGCTGGTGGTCTAATTGGGGTGGGAGGTGGTTGGGTCAAGTCGTTAGAAGTAGAAATTGGGGCATCTATACGAATTTCAAAGCCTGTAGCCACTCATAAAGAGCGCATTGTCACTATAACTGCTTGGGAG TGCCCAGAATCGTTCTCTTTTGCACAAAATGCAGTTATGCACATTCTTTCTAGATATGTAGAGGTTGTTGAAGTAGACGAGCCAGGTTCAAGCTTGGTTACTGAAAGAAATATAACTGTACAACTTATAGTTGATTCAAACCAAGTCAGCTGTCTAATTGATGCTAAAGGAATAATTTCTTCAGATATAAGTACCGCAACTGGTGTTGATATGCAGCTTTCATGGGGAAGCATTGTTGCAGATGATGCTGCGAAAAGTGATTATATATTGCAG ATCACAGGGCTGTATGAGAATGTAAAAGAGGCGCTCCTTCAAGTAACTAGTAAACTTAGGAACCTTTTTTTCCCCACTATCGTCTCGAATGGAGCAGAACATGTTAACAATTGTTGCTCTGTGGACGCCAAGTTCACATCTACTAATAGAGAGAAGGCTGTTTTCTGTGGTTCTGATGACCAGATAGGCTTTTCCCCTAACTACCATGATATGCCCTTAATACAAGAAATGGATCAACTTGGGCTTTTTGACGAG CCTGTGAAAGGTTATGAAACAAAAGACCCTGTTGATACATCTGGAGGTTTCGGAACTACTGAGATCAGCCTTGATAAGGGGAG CATAGATGTGTTTGAAGTTCCTGAACAAGTTCTCAGCTGTGTCTATGGTGAAAGTGGTAGCAACTTGGCTCTTATGAAGCAG ATCTCTGGTGCATCGATCTTGATTGAAGATGCTTGTGTTGGAAAAAGTTACAGAAATGTAATCATATCAGGAACACTACACAGTATCATGGTTGCTAGGAGCCTTCTTCAAGCTTTTATGCTGCCTGAACTCTAA
- the LOC141712207 gene encoding 8-hydroxygeraniol dehydrogenase-like isoform X1 has product MANFADEHPVKAFGWAARDTSGHLSPFNFSRRYSFSFFTIQRQQQHVYIFNQHLLVLVERATGEKDVRIKVLYCGICHTDIQNATNGWGGSTYPVVPGHEVVGEVTEVGSKVEKVKAGDKVGVGYILGSCRSCDDCSSDLESYCPQQKLTCGSVYYDGTLTFGGYSDTLVADEHFVIRWPENLPLDAGAPLLCAGITTYSPLKHFGLDKPGMHIGVVGLGGLGHVAVKFAKAFGTKVTVISTSLAKKQEAIEHLGADSFLVSRNPEEMQAAAGTMDGILDTVSAAHPLLPLLMLLKSHGKLVLVGVPTKALELPVYPLVQGRRVIGGSGTGGMKETQEMIDFAAENNIVADVEVVPMEYVNTAYERLEKADVRYRFVLDIGNTLTKSA; this is encoded by the exons ATGGCCAACTTCGCAGACGAGCATCCAGTAAAGGCTTTTGGATGGGCAGCTAGAGACACCTCTGGTCATCTCTCTCCCTTCAACTTCTCCAGAAGGTATTCATTCTCTTTTTTCACAATTCAAAGGCAACAACAACATGTTTATATATTTAACCAACACCTCCTGGTATTGGTAGAGAG GGCAACTGGAGAAAAAGATGTGAGGATCAAAGTGCTCTACTGTGGGATTTGTCATACTGATATCCAGAATGCTACTAATGGCTGGGGCGGCTCCACTTATCCTGTGGTTCCAGG GCATGAGGTTGTTGGTGAAGTTACAGAAGTGGGTAGCAAGGTAGAGAAAGTTAAAGCGGGAGATAAAGTGGGTGTTGGATACATACTTGGATCATGCAGGTCATGTGACGACTGTTCGAGTGATCTTGAGAGTTACTGTCCTCAACAAAAATTAACATGTGGCAGTGTTTACTATGACGGAACTCTTACATTTGGAGGATACTCCGATACACTAGTTGCTGATGAGCACTTTGTGATTCGCTGGCCAGAGAATCTTCCCCTTGATGCTGGTGCTCCACTCCTCTGTGCAGGTATCACAACATACAGCCCCTTGAAACACTTTGGTCTTGACAAGCCTGGAATGCACATTGGTGTCGTGGGCTTAGGAGGACTTGGTCATGTTGCTGTCAAATTTGCCAAGGCTTTTGGCACAAAGGTTACTGTGATTAGTACTTCTCTTGCCAAAAAACAAGAAGCAATTGAGCATCTTGGTGCTGATTCATTTCTGGTTAGCCGTAATCCAGAAGAGATGCAG GCCGCTGCAGGAACAATGGATGGTATTCTTGATACGGTTTCAGCTGCACACCCCCTCCTACCACTGCTTATGTTGTTGAAATCACATGGAAAGCTAGTGTTGGTAGGGGTTCCCACAAAGGCGCTTGAACTGCCTGTATATCCTCTTGTTCAAG GTAGGAGGGTGATAGGAGGAAGTGGTACAGGAGGGATGAAAGAAACTCAGGAAATGATTGATTTTGCTGCGGAAAACAATATCGTAGCAGATGTAGAGGTTGTTCCAATGGAATATGTTAACACTGCTTATGAGCGACTTGAAAAAGCTGATGTTAGATATCGTTTTGTCCTCGACATTGGAAACACGCTAACAAAATCTGCTTGA
- the LOC141712207 gene encoding 8-hydroxygeraniol dehydrogenase-like isoform X2 yields the protein MANFADEHPVKAFGWAARDTSGHLSPFNFSRRATGEKDVRIKVLYCGICHTDIQNATNGWGGSTYPVVPGHEVVGEVTEVGSKVEKVKAGDKVGVGYILGSCRSCDDCSSDLESYCPQQKLTCGSVYYDGTLTFGGYSDTLVADEHFVIRWPENLPLDAGAPLLCAGITTYSPLKHFGLDKPGMHIGVVGLGGLGHVAVKFAKAFGTKVTVISTSLAKKQEAIEHLGADSFLVSRNPEEMQAAAGTMDGILDTVSAAHPLLPLLMLLKSHGKLVLVGVPTKALELPVYPLVQGRRVIGGSGTGGMKETQEMIDFAAENNIVADVEVVPMEYVNTAYERLEKADVRYRFVLDIGNTLTKSA from the exons ATGGCCAACTTCGCAGACGAGCATCCAGTAAAGGCTTTTGGATGGGCAGCTAGAGACACCTCTGGTCATCTCTCTCCCTTCAACTTCTCCAGAAG GGCAACTGGAGAAAAAGATGTGAGGATCAAAGTGCTCTACTGTGGGATTTGTCATACTGATATCCAGAATGCTACTAATGGCTGGGGCGGCTCCACTTATCCTGTGGTTCCAGG GCATGAGGTTGTTGGTGAAGTTACAGAAGTGGGTAGCAAGGTAGAGAAAGTTAAAGCGGGAGATAAAGTGGGTGTTGGATACATACTTGGATCATGCAGGTCATGTGACGACTGTTCGAGTGATCTTGAGAGTTACTGTCCTCAACAAAAATTAACATGTGGCAGTGTTTACTATGACGGAACTCTTACATTTGGAGGATACTCCGATACACTAGTTGCTGATGAGCACTTTGTGATTCGCTGGCCAGAGAATCTTCCCCTTGATGCTGGTGCTCCACTCCTCTGTGCAGGTATCACAACATACAGCCCCTTGAAACACTTTGGTCTTGACAAGCCTGGAATGCACATTGGTGTCGTGGGCTTAGGAGGACTTGGTCATGTTGCTGTCAAATTTGCCAAGGCTTTTGGCACAAAGGTTACTGTGATTAGTACTTCTCTTGCCAAAAAACAAGAAGCAATTGAGCATCTTGGTGCTGATTCATTTCTGGTTAGCCGTAATCCAGAAGAGATGCAG GCCGCTGCAGGAACAATGGATGGTATTCTTGATACGGTTTCAGCTGCACACCCCCTCCTACCACTGCTTATGTTGTTGAAATCACATGGAAAGCTAGTGTTGGTAGGGGTTCCCACAAAGGCGCTTGAACTGCCTGTATATCCTCTTGTTCAAG GTAGGAGGGTGATAGGAGGAAGTGGTACAGGAGGGATGAAAGAAACTCAGGAAATGATTGATTTTGCTGCGGAAAACAATATCGTAGCAGATGTAGAGGTTGTTCCAATGGAATATGTTAACACTGCTTATGAGCGACTTGAAAAAGCTGATGTTAGATATCGTTTTGTCCTCGACATTGGAAACACGCTAACAAAATCTGCTTGA